The following proteins are encoded in a genomic region of Solea senegalensis isolate Sse05_10M linkage group LG5, IFAPA_SoseM_1, whole genome shotgun sequence:
- the LOC122769415 gene encoding tripartite motif-containing protein 16-like, producing MADHGSPDYFSCSLCLNLLRDPVAIPCGHSFCMDCISGYWNEADYTGIYICPQCKITFTQRPVLRPNATLNMVAEKIKKSGLNLNLNTSQGNIFAGPTDVPCDFCSGKKLKAVKSCLNCLASYCEKHLKPHYESATFKRHKLVDELGNLDRKICPQHQKSLELFCRTDQMCICAICTVSEHRGHDIVSAEAERGEKQKLLGVSQAEIRQKCQERVKELEELKTSVDSLKNSAQRAMVESQKMFEDMIRSIDRMRSEVTKLIGINEKAAFNQAEALVERLEQEIDELKKKETGLKQLYSTEDHIHFLQNFNYLCTPTDDGFIPKVTVNPDFSFGAVRKAVAEIKDRLEEFGREELLKISKSVSEVPVYTTESRTLDRKSRGKEMIMNNLPPSEPRSRADFVKYFCQLKLDPITAYKELFISESSRKVIRTRDLQPYGDNAERFDSFAQVLCREALSGGRFY from the exons ATGGCCGACCACGGTTCTCCAGATTACTTCAGCTGCTCCCTGTGTCTGAACCTTCTCAGGGACCCTGTGGCGATTCCCTGTGGACACAGTTTCTGCATGGACTGCATCAGTGGCTACTGGAACGAGGCTGATTACACAGGGATTTACATTTGTCCCCAGTGCAAGATCACATTCACCCAGAGGCCTGTGCTTCGCCCCAATGCCACTCTGAACATGGTGGCTGAGAAGATCAAAAAGAGCGGCCTGAACCTCAACCTCAACACGTCCCAGGGGAATATCTTCGCCGGACCAACTGATGTCCCCTGTGACTTCTGTTCTGGGAAGAAATTAAAGGCTGTTAAGTCCTGTCTGAACTGTCTGGCGTCCTATTGTGAGAAGCACCTGAAGCCTCACTATGAATCAGCCACATTCAAAAGGCACAAACTGGTGGACGAGCTGGGAAACCTGGACCGGAAGATCTGCCCGCAGCACCAGAAGTCCCTGGAGCTGTTCTGTCGGACAGACCAGATGTGTATCTGTGCTATCTGCACAGTCAGTGAACACAGGGGCCATGACATTGTCTCTGCTGAGGCAGAGAGAGGTGAGAAACAG AAACTGTTGGGAGTCTCCCAAGCTGAGATTAGACAAAAATGCCAGGAGAGGGTGAAGGAGTTGGAGGAACTGAAGACATCAGTCGATTCACTgaag AATTCAGCCCAGAGGGCCATGGTGGAGAGCCAGAAGATGTTTGAGGACATGATCCGCTCCATTGACAGGATGAGGTCTGAGGTGACCAAGTTGATCGGTATCAACGAGAAGGCTGCTTTCAACCAGGCCGAGGCTTTGGTTGAGCGTCTGGAACAGGAGATCGATGAGCTGAAGAAAAAGGAGACGGGGCTCAAGCAGCTGTACAGCACTGAGGACCACATCCACTTTTTGCAG AACTTTAACTACCTTTGCACTCCCACTGATGACGGCTTCATTCCTAAAGTTACTGTAAACCCCGACTTTTCCTTTGGCGCTGTGAGGAAAGCTGTGGCTGAGATTAAGGATCGCCTGGAAGAGTTTGGCAGAGAGGAGCTGCTCAAGATCTCCAAGTCAG TGAGTGAGGTTCCAGTCTACACCACAGAAAGTCGAACATTGGACAGAAAGAGCAGAG GCAAAGAAATGATCATGAACAACCTTCCTCCTTCAGAGCCAAGGAGCAGAGCAGATTTTGTGAAAT ACTTCTGCCAACTCAAACTGGACCCAATCACCGCCTACAAGGAGCTGTTCATCTCTGAAAGCAGCAGAAAGGTCATCCGCACCCGGGACCTGCAGCCCTACGGAGATAACGCAGAGCGGTTTGACAGCTTTGCTCAGGTGCTGTGCCGGGAGGCTCTCTCTGGAGGCCGCTTCTAC